Proteins co-encoded in one Capsicum annuum cultivar UCD-10X-F1 chromosome 9, UCD10Xv1.1, whole genome shotgun sequence genomic window:
- the LOC107841934 gene encoding small heat shock protein, chloroplastic-like — MATSMALRRVTTSPLYHRLVNPVRSASVAPSVLRSFNTNAQMASYDEDDRGIDVDRRSGRSVSRRQEGLPSFFSDVFDPFSPPRSVSQLLNMMDQMIGSPFVAAPRSMGAVVPSRRGWDVREDADALNIKMDMPGLDKDNVKVAVEQNTLIIKGEGEKESEDEEYRRRYSTRLEIPQKLYKLDGIKAEMKNGVLKVAVPKVKEEERKDVFNVQVE, encoded by the coding sequence ATGGCAACGTCAATGGCTCTTAGGAGAGTTACCACCTCACCTCTCTACCACAGGCTTGTTAACCCTGTCCGTTCTGCATCAGTTGCTCCTTCTGTTTTAAGATCTTTCAATACTAACGCTCAGATGGCTTCTTACGATGAAGATGATCGCGGAATCGATGTTGACAGGCGCTCCGGTCGTTCCGTGTCTCGCCGTCAGGAGGGTTTACCCAGTTTCTTCTCAGATGTGTTTGATCCATTTTCACCGCCAAGGAGTGTGAGTCAGCTGCTAAACATGATGGACCAAATGATCGGTTCTCCATTTGTAGCGGCGCCTCGTTCTATGGGCGCCGTAGTCCCATCAAGGAGAGGATGGGACGTGAGGGAGGATGCTGATGCTCTGAATATAAAAATGGATATGCCTGGACTCGACAAGGATAATGTGAAGGTGGCAGTGGAGCAGAACACGCTGATCATCAAAGGAGAGGGCGAGAAAGAATCCGAGGATGAAGAGTATAGGAGAAGGTACTCTACCAGACTGGAAATTCCACAAAAGTTGTACAAATTGGATGGGATTAAGGCGGAGATGAAGAACGGGGTGTTGAAAGTAGCGGTTCCAAAGGTGAAGGAAGAAGAGAGGAAAGATGTTTTCAATGTTCAAGTTGAATGA